One Leptospira wolbachii serovar Codice str. CDC genomic region harbors:
- a CDS encoding 6-hydroxymethylpterin diphosphokinase MptE-like protein codes for MNEFRGEVQNLENLAKTKGLSVFLITGNSPNWFELKTKVQNLPNTSPSLLSKWNLYITPSYERFFSELVVECRTNFQSQFVSGGVNQNTIQHFRRLWTHNYLKNRISLLSEGKNFEWFQSFTSKKMRVLFVGASPGLELDLKTIQTERQSFLIFASDTALGYLLFHGVIPDYIVSFDSGRGTAYHFLLEIPPHIPIFTWLGGSAYIFDLPNPKILVNTGHPLDQILEHQFREKKGQKWPHYPNASLNLLGMVLSITDGIEDREFFVSGVSYLAERGKSHCNGTGYERFYLPETNRKKSLELTTKRLYSGERKGKNQIAWEDFRKKESLSGVQFLSESKEKSLQTKRDYTDFLQSFQGFPPSLTDLAKWANQDQSGIIHRKTLNIWLRFSLS; via the coding sequence TTGAACGAATTCCGGGGGGAAGTTCAAAATCTCGAAAATCTGGCAAAAACCAAAGGATTATCTGTATTTTTGATTACAGGTAATTCCCCCAATTGGTTTGAGTTAAAAACCAAAGTCCAAAACCTCCCGAATACATCTCCATCACTTCTTTCCAAGTGGAATTTGTACATTACACCTAGTTACGAACGTTTCTTTTCCGAATTAGTAGTAGAATGCCGAACCAATTTTCAATCGCAGTTTGTTTCCGGTGGGGTCAATCAAAACACAATCCAACATTTCCGGAGATTGTGGACACATAACTATTTGAAAAACAGAATCTCCCTACTCTCTGAGGGAAAAAATTTTGAATGGTTCCAATCCTTCACTTCAAAGAAAATGCGAGTTTTATTTGTGGGAGCAAGTCCCGGTTTAGAATTGGATTTGAAAACCATCCAAACGGAACGCCAATCCTTTCTTATCTTTGCAAGTGACACTGCCCTCGGATACTTACTGTTCCATGGGGTAATTCCCGATTATATTGTTTCTTTTGACTCTGGCCGAGGTACTGCCTATCATTTTTTATTAGAGATTCCTCCCCATATCCCCATCTTTACTTGGTTAGGTGGATCAGCATATATTTTTGATCTACCAAATCCTAAAATTTTAGTGAATACAGGACACCCTCTAGACCAAATTTTGGAGCACCAATTTCGGGAAAAAAAAGGACAAAAATGGCCCCATTATCCAAATGCCAGTTTGAATTTACTCGGAATGGTTTTGTCGATTACAGACGGAATAGAAGATAGAGAATTTTTTGTAAGTGGAGTGAGTTACCTTGCGGAGCGAGGGAAATCGCATTGTAATGGAACAGGATATGAAAGGTTTTATCTACCGGAAACCAATCGGAAAAAAAGTTTAGAACTTACCACCAAACGTCTGTATTCTGGCGAGCGAAAAGGTAAAAACCAAATTGCATGGGAAGACTTTCGCAAAAAGGAATCTTTATCGGGGGTTCAGTTTCTTTCTGAATCCAAAGAAAAAAGTCTCCAAACAAAGAGGGATTATACAGATTTTCTACAATCTTTTCAGGGTTTTCCCCCATCATTAACGGATCTGGCAAAGTGGGCCAACCAAGACCAATCCGGTATCATCCATAGGAAAACTCTCAATATTTGGTTGCGGTTTTCACTAAGTTAA